One Salvia splendens isolate huo1 chromosome 22, SspV2, whole genome shotgun sequence DNA segment encodes these proteins:
- the LOC121787442 gene encoding dehydrogenase/reductase SDR family member on chromosome X-like isoform X1 — protein MEVVKNLVEIISFMCNSEFWRMAMLWTLSLISSYMSLFYQTLFPQESRCYPRCSLKDSTFASPFVDRPICIITGATSGLGAAAAHALAKEGFYVVLVGRSSEFLSQAVSEIKSRNPDAYLKAFKVDLSSFESILEFKHSLEQWLHDSNMHPSVQLLLNNAGILATSRRVTSEGYDQMLATNYIGAFCLTKVLRPLLENSVVPSRVVNVSSFTHRNVCCRHADTETISGKFFMKSKYYPYASIYEYSKLCILLFSYELHRKVGLTKKSQHLSIVAADPGAVKTNIMREIPSFVSTMAYTALKLLGALQSSETGVNAIVDAALAPPEVSGVYFFGGKGRSLNSSALSYDVGLAKDLWDASCGLFEELQEAARRDGNRAARTDEIRDK, from the exons atggaagTAGTGAAAAATTTGGTTGAGATTATTAGTTTTATGTGCAACTCCGAGTTCTGGAGAATGGCAATGCTTTGGACGCTTTCTCTCATCTCTTCCTATATGAGCCTGTTCTATCAAACCTTATTCCCGCAAGAGTCGAGATGCTACCCTCGTTGTTCACTGAAAGACTCGACTTTTGCGTCTCCATTCGTGGATAGGCCAATCTGCATAATAACCGGG GCCACGTCGGGTTTGGGTGCTGCCGCTGCACACGCTCTAGCGAAGGAGGGATTTTATGTCGTTCTTG TTGGAAGATCATCCGAGTTCTTATCGCAG GCCGTATCCGAGATCAAGAGTCGAAACCCTGATGCTTACCTAAAAGCTTTTAAGGTCGATTTGTCTTCCTTTGagtcgatcctcgagttcaaaCACTCGCTCGAGCAATGGCTACATGACTCAAACATGCATCCGTCTGTTCAGCTCCTGCTAAACAATGCCGGGATCTTAGCAACTTCGCGTAGAGTTACTTCTGAAGGATATGATCA GATGCTCGCCACGAATTACATTGGGGCATTTTGTCTCACCAAAGTTTTGCGTCCCCTTCTTGAAAACAGCGTGGTTCCTTCCCGTGTGGTGAACGTCTCATCATTTACTCATCGAAATG TTTGCTGCAGGCACGCGGACACAGAAACCATATCCGGGAAATTCTTTATGAAATCAAAGTATTACCCGTATGCATCTATTTACGAGTATTCTAAAT TATGCATATTACTCTTCTCGTATGAGCTTCACCGGAAAGTTGGTCTAACGAAGAAATCTCAACATCTATCCATTGT TGCTGCGGATCCTGGTGCCGTGAAAACAAACATCATGCGAGAAATCCCTTCATTCGTGTCGACAATGGCTTACACAGCACTGAAACTCTTAGGTGCTCTTCAGTCCTCAGAAACCGGCGTGAACGCTATTGTTGACGCGGCACTGGCCCCTCCG GAAGTATCAGGGGTCTATTTTTTCGGAGGGAAAGGTCGGAGTTTGAACTCTTCTGCTCTTTCATATGATGTCGGGCTTGCGAAGGATCTCTGGGATGCTTCGTGCGGCCTGTTCGAAGAGCTGCAAGAGGCTGCCCGACGAGATGGGAACCGTGCAGCTCGTACCGATGAAATCCGAGATAAATAG
- the LOC121787442 gene encoding dehydrogenase/reductase SDR family member on chromosome X-like isoform X2, whose amino-acid sequence MEVVKNLVEIISFMCNSEFWRMAMLWTLSLISSYMSLFYQTLFPQESRCYPRCSLKDSTFASPFVDRPICIITGATSGLGAAAAHALAKEGFYVVLVGRSSEFLSQAVSEIKSRNPDAYLKAFKVDLSSFESILEFKHSLEQWLHDSNMHPSVQLLLNNAGILATSRRVTSEGYDQMLATNYIGAFCLTKVLRPLLENSVVPSRVVNVSSFTHRNVCCRHADTETISGKFFMKSKYYPYASIYEYSKLCILLFSYELHRKVGLTKKSQHLSIVAADPGAVKTNIMREIPSFVSTMAYTALKLLGALQSSETGVNAIVDAALAPPDLWDASCGLFEELQEAARRDGNRAARTDEIRDK is encoded by the exons atggaagTAGTGAAAAATTTGGTTGAGATTATTAGTTTTATGTGCAACTCCGAGTTCTGGAGAATGGCAATGCTTTGGACGCTTTCTCTCATCTCTTCCTATATGAGCCTGTTCTATCAAACCTTATTCCCGCAAGAGTCGAGATGCTACCCTCGTTGTTCACTGAAAGACTCGACTTTTGCGTCTCCATTCGTGGATAGGCCAATCTGCATAATAACCGGG GCCACGTCGGGTTTGGGTGCTGCCGCTGCACACGCTCTAGCGAAGGAGGGATTTTATGTCGTTCTTG TTGGAAGATCATCCGAGTTCTTATCGCAG GCCGTATCCGAGATCAAGAGTCGAAACCCTGATGCTTACCTAAAAGCTTTTAAGGTCGATTTGTCTTCCTTTGagtcgatcctcgagttcaaaCACTCGCTCGAGCAATGGCTACATGACTCAAACATGCATCCGTCTGTTCAGCTCCTGCTAAACAATGCCGGGATCTTAGCAACTTCGCGTAGAGTTACTTCTGAAGGATATGATCA GATGCTCGCCACGAATTACATTGGGGCATTTTGTCTCACCAAAGTTTTGCGTCCCCTTCTTGAAAACAGCGTGGTTCCTTCCCGTGTGGTGAACGTCTCATCATTTACTCATCGAAATG TTTGCTGCAGGCACGCGGACACAGAAACCATATCCGGGAAATTCTTTATGAAATCAAAGTATTACCCGTATGCATCTATTTACGAGTATTCTAAAT TATGCATATTACTCTTCTCGTATGAGCTTCACCGGAAAGTTGGTCTAACGAAGAAATCTCAACATCTATCCATTGT TGCTGCGGATCCTGGTGCCGTGAAAACAAACATCATGCGAGAAATCCCTTCATTCGTGTCGACAATGGCTTACACAGCACTGAAACTCTTAGGTGCTCTTCAGTCCTCAGAAACCGGCGTGAACGCTATTGTTGACGCGGCACTGGCCCCTCCG GATCTCTGGGATGCTTCGTGCGGCCTGTTCGAAGAGCTGCAAGAGGCTGCCCGACGAGATGGGAACCGTGCAGCTCGTACCGATGAAATCCGAGATAAATAG